Proteins found in one Arachis stenosperma cultivar V10309 chromosome 8, arast.V10309.gnm1.PFL2, whole genome shotgun sequence genomic segment:
- the LOC130944875 gene encoding 5'-methylthioadenosine nucleosidase-like — protein MREMDISGDQSGQAQSQERAISKIVIIIAMQSEALPLVNRFQLTEDPHPPCGFPQGVPWVRYHGSYKDLDISLFWPGKDPTLGVDSVGTISSALVTYAAIQALKPDLIINAGTAGAFKAKGASVGDIFIISDCAFHDRRIPIPVFDLYGVGSRKAFETPNLVKELNLQVAKLSTGDSLDMTQQDESSIISNDATVKDMEGAAVAYVADLLKVPAIFVKAVTDIVDGDKPTSEEFLQNLSAVTAALDVAVEKVITFISGKSLTEL, from the exons ATGAGAGAGATGGATATTAGCGGCGACCAATCTGGCCAAGCTCAGAGCCAGGAGAGAGCCATTTCAAAGATCGTGATCATCATTG CTATGCAGTCCGAGGCGCTTCCTCTCGTCAATAGGTTCCAGCTCACCGAGGATCCTCACCCTCCGTGCGGGTTTCCACAAGGGGTGCCTTGGGTGCGTTATCATGGCTCATACAAAGACCTTGACATAAGCTTGTTTTGGCCTGGGAAAGATCCTACTTTAG GGGTTGACAGTGTAGGCACAATTTCCTCTGCTCTGGTAACATATGCTGCTATTCAAGCACTAAAGCCAGATTTGATCATAAATGCAGGCACTGCTGGTGCCTTCAAG GCCAAAGGAGCTAGTGTTGGTGATATTTTCATTATATCAGATTGTGCTTTCCATGACAGAAGAATCCCCATACCT GTTTTCGATCTGTATGGAGTTGGTTCGCGTAAAGCCTTTGAGACACCGAACCTTGTAAAGGAACTCAACCTCCAG GTTGCCAAACTGTCCACGGGTGATTCTTTAGACATGACACAACAGGATGAATCATCAATCATTTCAAATGATGCCACGGTTAAAGATATGGAG GGAGCAGCTGTTGCTTATGTTGCTGACCTTCTGAAAGTTCCTGCAATTTTTGTGAAAGCTGTGACTGATATTGTTGATGGTGACAAACCAACTTCAGAAGAATTCCTACAGAATTTGTCTGCTGTAACTGCTGCACTTGACGTGGCTGTTGAAAAAGTGATTACTTTTATTAGTGGAAAGTCCCTCACCGAACTTTGA